A region of Heliangelus exortis chromosome 4, bHelExo1.hap1, whole genome shotgun sequence DNA encodes the following proteins:
- the CHRNA9 gene encoding neuronal acetylcholine receptor subunit alpha-9 isoform X1, translating to MKKNSLSSFFNSLWLLFTAAMLQDVESAKGKYAHMLFNKLFEDYSNALIPVEDTDKVLNVTLQITLSQIKDMDERNQILSTYLWIRQSWYDAYLKWDKDKYDGLDSIRIPSDLVWRPDIVLYNKADDDFSEPVNTNVVLRYDGKITWDAPAITKSSCVVDVSYFPFDSQQCNLTFGSWTYNGNQVDIINSLDSGDLSDFIEDVEWEIHGMPAVKNVITYGCCSEPYPDVTFTLILKRKSSFYIFNLLLPCVLISFLAPLGFYLPADSGEKVSLGVTVLLALTVFQLMVAEIMPPSESIPLIGKYYIATMTMITASTALTIIIMNLHHCGSEAKPVPQWARVLILNYMSKIFFVYDVGENCTTPKREKEEEHKLEGEDECQRRHKQESRHLSHRNDDCDLKEKLSGNLNKSYGVHGENIRESVNCCSCYKILIKNTEYIANCVRDHKANRAKGVEWKKVAKVMDRFFMWIFFIMVFFMSVLIIGKAA from the exons atgaagaaaaatagccTGTCGTCCTTTTTCAACTCTCTCTGGTTGCTGTTTACAGCAGCGATGCTTCAAG ATGTAGAATCAGCCAAAGGAAAATATGCTCACATGCTGTTTAATAAACTGTTTGAAGACTACTCAAATGCTCTGATACCAGTGGAAGACACAGATAAAGTACTGAATGTCACCCTTCAAATCACATTGTCCCAAATTAAAGACATG GATGAAAGGAACCAAATTTTGTCAACTTACTTATGGATTCGACAAAGCTGGTATGATGCATACCTCAAATGGGACAAGGATAAATACGATGGGTTGGATTCTATTAGGATTCCAAGTGATTTGGTTTGGAGACCAGATATTGTCCTATATAACAA gGCTGATGATGACTTTTCAGAGCCAGTGAATACTAATGTTGTGTTGAGATATGATGGAAAAATCACTTGGGATGCACCTGCTATCACAAAAAGCTCATGTGTTGTGGATGtatcttattttccttttgacagCCAGCAGTGCAACCTTACATTTGGGTCCTGGACCTATAATGGTAATCAGGTAGACATCATCAATTCTCTTGATAGTGGTGACCTCTCTGACTTTATAGAAGATGTGGAATGGGAGATTCATGGTATGCCAGCAGTTAAGAATGTCATAACTTatggctgctgctctgagcctTATCCAGATGTGACCTTCACGCTGATTTTGAAAAGGAAGTCTTCATTCTACATATTTAATCTGTTACTGCCCTGCGTTTTGATATCTTTCCTGGCCCCACTGGGATTCTATCTCCCTGCAGACTCTGGGGAAAAGGTGTCTCTGGGTGTTACAGTTCTTCTTGCTCTGACTGTGTTCCAGCTGATGGTTGCAGAGATCATGCCTCCCTCTGAAAGCATACCCTTGATAG GAAAGTATTATATAGCAACTATGACCATGATCACAGCCTCTACTGCATTGACAATCATTATAATGAATCTCCATCACTGTGGCTCAGAAGCAAAGCCTGTTCCACAATGGGCCAGGGTGCTTATTTTGAACTACATgtcaaaaatcttttttgtttatGATGTGGGTGAAAATTGCACAACTccaaaaagagagaaggaagaggaacaTAAGTTAGAGGGGGAAGATGAGTGTCAGCGGAGACACAAACAGGAGAGTAGACACCTTTCCCATAGGAATGATGACTGTGATCTCAAGGAGAAGCTCAGTGGAAATTTGAACAAGAGCTATGGGGTTCATGGCGAAAACATTAGGGAGAGTGTTAATTGCTGTTCCTGTTACaaaattctgattaaaaataCTGAGTATATTGCTAATTGTGTTCGTGACCACAAGGCAAACCGGGCCAAAGGAGTTGAATGGAAAAAAGTTGCAAAAGTGATGGACAGATTTTTCATGTGGATTTTCTTTATCATGGTGTTTTTTATGAGTGTTCTGATCATTGGGAAAGCAGCTTAA